TGGTGCTCAAAGATCCCCAAAATGCTGTTGTGATTAGTACCGATTTAAGCCACTATTATGATATTAATAAAGCAAAAAATCTCGACACAGTTTGCTTGGACGCCATAGAGCATCTTGATACGGCCACCTTACATCAAGGGTGTGAAGCGTGTGGTATGATTGGCGTAGAGGCGATGCTTCTTTATGCCAAAAAAGCAAAGTGGCAACCGCTACTCTTAGATTATAGAACCAGTGCTGATGCTAGTGGCGATAAGAGCCAAGTGGTCGGCTATATGAGCGCGGCTTTTGTCCCTCGGGATTGATGTTGTTGAAAACGGGTTAAAAAAGCATTGAGCTGATTGGCAAACTCATGCGCATCTTTACGCCCAAAGGGTGCGGGGCCTCGTGTCTTCTCACCACTATCTCGAATCTCTTGCATCAGATTTCGCATCGCTAAGTATTGCTTGATATTCTCCTTGCTATAAAGAGCGCCTCTGTGGTCGATGGCGTGTGCATTCTTGTCGATAATGCGATCTGCCAAAGGAATATCAGCCGTAATGATTAAATCTCCCGCATCAGCCATCTCGACGATTTTATGATCAGCCTCATCGGCTCCTGCTGCTACGATGATATAAGAGATGTGCTTTGATTTGCCGATATCCACACGCTTGTTTGAGATAACATAAGTCTCTAATCCCAGACGCTCGATGGCACGCAAAAGGATGGGTTTGAGAATATTAGGAAAGGCATCACCATCTACAAACACTCTCACGTAGTTATCCTTTTTCTATCATGATACACCATCCGCCGGTTTTTTCCTCTTTTTTGGATAAGACTTTATGTCCTTCATTTTCAACAGAACCAGGCAGATTTTTGATAGCGGAGCCATCATCGATAAAGAGTTCTAAAATATCGCCTTGTTCCATCTGAGCCAAAACGAGCTTTGTTTTTGCAAAATTTACGGGACAGACAATCCCTCTGAAATCTTTTGTAACTTTTTTCATCTCTATCCTTCACAAATTTGTTGTTCATAATCATGCAATTGCGTGATTTTATTTTTTCCACAGACTCTACATTCTGGGTTTTTTGTAAATTTAACTTTATCAAAATCCATATTTAAAGCATCACATATCAGTAATTGATTGGTTAAAAGCGTGCCCTTTGCCACTAAGTATTTAATCGCTTCAGTCGCTTGAATACTTCCTAATATCCCAGCAATCGTACCAACCACGCCCGCTTGCGAGCACGAAGGCACACTGTTTGCCGGAGGTGGAGCATCAAACACGCAGGCATAACAAGCAGAGACATCAGGTACCACGGTCATCGTTTGTGCTACAAATCGTAAAATCCCGCCATGAGAAAAGGGCTTGTTGGCTAAGATGCACGCATCATTGATTAAAAATTTTGTCGCAAAATTATCAGCGCCATCGATAATAAAATCATAGTCTGAGACAATCTCTAAGATATTTGAAGCATTCAAAAATGTATCGTGCGTGATGATATTGATATCAGGATTAATCGCTTGCATTTTATCTTTTGCCGATTTGGTTTTCAAAACACCAACATCCTCAGTCGTATGAATGATTTGCCTTTGTAGATTACTCAAATCTACCCGGTCCCCATCAGCAATCCCAATCGTACCAACACCAGCTGCGGCCAAATACAAAGCCGCGGGACTTCCAAGTCCTCCCGCACCGATAATGAGAACTTTAGAGTTTAGGAGCTTTAATTGTCCTTCAATACCGATATCTTTGAGTATGATATGTCTAGCATAGCGCTCTATCTCATCCTCTTTAAAATCTGTTTTTGGCATCTTTTCTCACCTCTATAATATTAAAAAAAATTATTTTGCTAATGGTACCCAAGGAGAACTAATATGTCAACTACATGCCCAAAAACATATTCCAAGCGACAATGCTCACAAATGAGACGAGGATACCAAGTGCGAGGGCATTGATTGCGAGATTTTTATTGAGCCCGCCTTTGATGGCATAAACTGTAGCCATCGTCATCGGTGGCATGGCAATCTCTAAGAAGGTGACTTTTGACCATGTTTTTGTCATATCAAAAAA
This genomic window from Sulfurospirillum sp. 1612 contains:
- a CDS encoding HesA/MoeB/ThiF family protein, with the translated sequence MPKTDFKEDEIERYARHIILKDIGIEGQLKLLNSKVLIIGAGGLGSPAALYLAAAGVGTIGIADGDRVDLSNLQRQIIHTTEDVGVLKTKSAKDKMQAINPDINIITHDTFLNASNILEIVSDYDFIIDGADNFATKFLINDACILANKPFSHGGILRFVAQTMTVVPDVSACYACVFDAPPPANSVPSCSQAGVVGTIAGILGSIQATEAIKYLVAKGTLLTNQLLICDALNMDFDKVKFTKNPECRVCGKNKITQLHDYEQQICEG
- a CDS encoding sulfurtransferase TusA family protein, which produces MKKVTKDFRGIVCPVNFAKTKLVLAQMEQGDILELFIDDGSAIKNLPGSVENEGHKVLSKKEEKTGGWCIMIEKG
- a CDS encoding YaiI/YqxD family protein, giving the protein MRVFVDGDAFPNILKPILLRAIERLGLETYVISNKRVDIGKSKHISYIIVAAGADEADHKIVEMADAGDLIITADIPLADRIIDKNAHAIDHRGALYSKENIKQYLAMRNLMQEIRDSGEKTRGPAPFGRKDAHEFANQLNAFLTRFQQHQSRGTKAALI